Proteins encoded within one genomic window of Nonomuraea gerenzanensis:
- a CDS encoding quinone-dependent dihydroorotate dehydrogenase produces MYRLVFSQVLQRLDAEAVHHFTVSALALLARLPLVKRLLHRVFAPHDPALRVTAFGVHFPGPFGLAAGFDKDAACAEAVAALGFGHVEVGTITAHGQPGNPRPRLFRLVRQHAVINRMGFNNAGAVAAARRLRRTRGVPVVIGVNIGKTKVVPESEATADYVASAKELAPLADYLVVNVSSPNTPGLRNLQAVSLLRPLLTEVKQVADATPRRTPLLVKIAPDLADEDIDAVAELALELGLDGIIATNTTIRHDGETGGLSGRPLKARSLEVLRRLRAKVGDRLTLVSAGGVEDVDDVWERILAGATLVQGYTGWIYGGPLWAAHIHRQLLRRVRRHGLKSVTEAIGRTA; encoded by the coding sequence ATGTATCGCCTCGTGTTCTCGCAGGTCTTGCAGCGTCTCGACGCCGAGGCCGTGCACCATTTCACCGTGAGCGCCCTGGCGCTCCTCGCCCGGCTGCCGCTGGTCAAGCGGCTGCTGCACCGGGTGTTCGCGCCGCACGACCCGGCCCTGCGGGTGACCGCCTTCGGCGTGCACTTCCCCGGGCCGTTCGGGCTGGCCGCCGGCTTCGACAAGGACGCCGCGTGCGCCGAGGCCGTCGCCGCGCTCGGCTTCGGCCACGTCGAGGTCGGCACCATCACCGCCCACGGCCAGCCGGGCAACCCGCGGCCCCGCCTGTTCCGGCTGGTGCGGCAGCACGCGGTGATCAACCGGATGGGCTTCAACAACGCCGGCGCCGTGGCCGCCGCCCGCAGGCTCCGCCGTACGCGGGGCGTGCCGGTCGTCATCGGGGTGAACATCGGCAAGACCAAGGTGGTGCCCGAGTCCGAGGCCACGGCCGACTACGTGGCCAGCGCCAAGGAGCTGGCCCCGCTGGCCGACTACCTGGTGGTCAACGTCAGCTCGCCCAACACGCCGGGGCTGCGCAACCTCCAGGCCGTCTCGCTGCTGCGGCCCCTGCTCACCGAGGTCAAGCAGGTCGCCGACGCCACGCCGCGCCGTACGCCGCTGCTGGTCAAGATCGCCCCAGACCTGGCCGACGAGGACATCGACGCGGTCGCCGAGCTGGCCCTGGAGCTGGGGCTCGACGGCATCATCGCGACCAACACCACGATCAGGCACGACGGAGAGACCGGCGGCCTTTCGGGGCGCCCGCTCAAGGCGCGCTCCCTGGAGGTGCTGCGCCGCCTGCGCGCCAAGGTCGGCGACCGCCTCACGCTGGTGTCGGCGGGCGGGGTCGAGGACGTGGACGACGTCTGGGAGCGCATCCTGGCCGGCGCCACCCTGGTGCAGGGCTACACGGGCTGGATCTACGGCGGCCCGCTGTGGGCCGCGCACATCCACCGGCAGCTTCTGCGCCGGGTGCGCCGCCACGGCCTGAAGTCGGTGACCGAGGCCATCGGCCGCACCGCCTGA
- a CDS encoding response regulator, with amino-acid sequence MIRILLADDEAMIRAGVRAILESDPELEVVAEAGDGRQAVDLAISHHPDVALLDIRMPRLDGLAAAAELRRAAPGTAVVMLTTFGEDDYIAKALDLGAAGFLLKSGDPRELIAGVHAVAGGAAYLSPKVAQRVIAQLAGGRMARGAVARDRIGALTDREREVLALLGAGLSNAEIARELHIVEGTVKAYVSAILTRLDVRNRVQAAIIAHEAGLVA; translated from the coding sequence GTGATCCGCATACTCCTGGCCGACGACGAGGCCATGATCAGAGCAGGGGTCAGGGCGATCCTGGAGTCCGATCCCGAGCTGGAGGTCGTGGCCGAGGCCGGCGACGGCAGGCAGGCGGTCGACCTGGCCATCAGCCACCACCCCGACGTCGCGCTCCTCGACATCCGCATGCCCCGGCTCGACGGGCTGGCCGCCGCCGCCGAGCTGCGCAGGGCCGCGCCGGGCACGGCCGTGGTGATGCTGACGACGTTCGGCGAGGACGACTACATCGCCAAGGCGCTCGACCTCGGCGCCGCCGGGTTCCTGCTCAAGTCGGGCGACCCGCGCGAGCTGATCGCCGGCGTCCACGCCGTCGCCGGCGGGGCCGCGTACCTGTCGCCCAAGGTCGCCCAGCGCGTCATCGCGCAGCTCGCCGGCGGCAGGATGGCCAGGGGAGCGGTGGCCCGCGACCGCATCGGGGCGCTGACCGACCGCGAGCGCGAGGTGCTCGCCCTGCTCGGGGCCGGTCTGTCCAACGCCGAGATCGCCCGCGAGCTGCACATCGTGGAGGGCACGGTGAAGGCGTACGTGAGCGCCATCCTGACCCGGCTCGACGTGCGCAACCGCGTACAGGCCGCGATCATCGCCCACGAGGCCGGCTTGGTAGCCTGA
- a CDS encoding tautomerase family protein produces the protein MGQVKVYGRRDVWAGRQRELSDLLQSCLVEAWGMPEDKRFHRFLLLDEDDFICPQRSERYLIIEVLCFTGRSDDAKRALIRAIYEKSGLDPEDVEITIIDTPKVNWGIRGVPADELTLSYKVEV, from the coding sequence ATGGGACAAGTGAAGGTGTACGGGCGCAGGGACGTGTGGGCGGGGCGGCAGCGGGAGCTCTCGGACCTGCTGCAGTCGTGTCTGGTGGAGGCGTGGGGGATGCCGGAGGACAAGCGGTTCCACCGGTTCCTGTTGCTGGACGAGGACGACTTCATCTGCCCGCAGCGCAGTGAGCGGTATCTCATCATCGAGGTGCTCTGCTTCACGGGCCGCAGCGACGACGCCAAGCGGGCGCTGATCCGGGCGATCTATGAGAAGTCGGGACTCGACCCTGAGGACGTGGAGATCACCATCATCGATACGCCCAAGGTCAACTGGGGAATCCGTGGTGTTCCCGCAGATGAACTCACTCTGTCGTACAAGGTGGAGGTCTGA
- the lpdA gene encoding dihydrolipoyl dehydrogenase, which yields MSTHYDVVVLGAGPGGYTAAVRAAQLGLRTAVVEEKYWGGVCLNVGCIPSKALLRNAELAHIFHNEAKTFGISGEVTFDYGAAFQRSRKVADGRVKGVHYLMKKNAITEYDGRGTFLDANTLQVNGETITFSHCIIAAGATTRLIPGTQLSERVVTYEEQILTEQLPGSIIIAGAGAIGVEFAYVLHNYGVKVTIVEFLDRVVPLEDEEVSAELAKRYKRLGIEVLTSTRVDSIEDTGSSVKVTVTRGDQTQVLEADKVLQAIGFQPRVDGYGLEKTGVALTERGAIAVDGRGRTNVPHIYAIGDVTAKLMLAHAAESMGIIAAETIAGAETMELDFVMIPRATYCQPQVASFGYTEAQARDLGYDVKVAKFPFTANGKAHGLGDSAGFVKIISDNTHGELLGAHLIGPEVTELLPELTLAQQWDLTVHEVARNVHAHPTLGEAVKEAVHGLAGHMINM from the coding sequence ATGAGCACTCACTATGACGTCGTCGTTCTCGGCGCGGGTCCTGGAGGATATACGGCCGCGGTCCGCGCCGCCCAGCTCGGACTGCGCACCGCGGTCGTCGAGGAGAAGTACTGGGGTGGCGTCTGCCTGAACGTGGGCTGCATCCCGTCCAAGGCGCTGCTGCGCAACGCGGAGCTCGCCCACATCTTCCACAACGAGGCCAAGACCTTCGGCATCAGCGGCGAGGTCACCTTCGACTACGGCGCGGCCTTCCAGCGCAGCCGCAAGGTGGCCGACGGGCGGGTCAAGGGCGTTCACTACCTGATGAAGAAGAACGCCATCACCGAGTACGACGGTCGCGGCACGTTCCTCGACGCCAACACGCTCCAGGTGAACGGCGAGACGATCACGTTCTCCCACTGCATCATCGCGGCCGGCGCGACCACCAGGCTGATCCCCGGCACGCAGCTGTCGGAGCGCGTGGTGACGTACGAGGAGCAGATCCTCACCGAGCAGCTGCCGGGCAGCATCATCATCGCGGGCGCCGGCGCGATCGGCGTGGAGTTCGCGTACGTGCTGCACAACTACGGCGTCAAGGTGACCATCGTCGAGTTCCTCGACCGGGTCGTGCCGCTGGAGGACGAAGAGGTGTCGGCCGAGCTGGCCAAGCGCTACAAGCGGCTCGGCATCGAGGTGCTCACCTCCACCCGCGTCGACTCCATCGAGGACACCGGCTCCTCCGTCAAGGTCACCGTCACCCGCGGCGACCAGACGCAGGTGCTGGAGGCCGACAAGGTGCTGCAGGCCATCGGGTTCCAGCCGCGCGTCGACGGCTACGGGCTGGAGAAGACCGGCGTGGCGCTGACCGAGCGCGGCGCGATCGCGGTCGACGGGCGCGGGCGCACGAACGTGCCGCACATCTACGCCATCGGCGACGTCACGGCCAAGCTCATGCTGGCGCACGCCGCCGAGTCCATGGGCATCATCGCCGCCGAGACGATCGCGGGCGCGGAGACCATGGAGCTCGACTTCGTGATGATCCCGCGGGCGACGTACTGCCAGCCGCAGGTGGCCAGCTTCGGCTACACCGAGGCGCAGGCCCGCGACCTGGGCTACGACGTGAAGGTGGCGAAGTTCCCGTTCACGGCCAACGGCAAGGCGCACGGCCTGGGCGACTCCGCCGGGTTCGTGAAGATCATCAGCGACAACACGCACGGCGAGCTGCTCGGCGCGCACCTGATCGGGCCCGAGGTGACCGAGCTGCTGCCCGAGCTGACGCTGGCGCAGCAGTGGGACCTGACCGTGCACGAGGTGGCCCGCAACGTGCACGCGCACCCGACGCTCGGGGAGGCCGTCAAGGAGGCCGTCCACGGGCTCGCGGGCCACATGATCAACATGTGA
- a CDS encoding exonuclease: MPELPELYVAVDVEADGPIPGPYSMLSLGMAVAGRQDLSFYTELRPISDDFVPEALAVSGLDRDRLLREAPPPEVAMAAAARWVNGLRRIGRPVFLAAPAVWDGMYVHWYFVRFTGKNPFGTTGSGVDLRSYWMGATGSEWSGSHKSQIKKRFGLEKLPHTHHAGEDAAELAQVFDAVLRRERT, encoded by the coding sequence GTGCCGGAACTTCCTGAGTTGTACGTCGCGGTGGACGTGGAGGCCGACGGGCCCATCCCCGGCCCCTACAGCATGCTCTCGCTGGGCATGGCGGTGGCCGGGCGCCAGGACCTGTCGTTCTACACCGAGCTGCGCCCGATCTCCGATGACTTCGTGCCCGAGGCGCTGGCCGTCTCCGGGCTCGACCGCGACCGGCTGCTGCGCGAGGCGCCGCCGCCCGAGGTGGCGATGGCGGCCGCGGCCCGCTGGGTGAACGGGCTGCGCAGGATCGGGCGGCCCGTCTTCCTGGCCGCGCCCGCGGTGTGGGACGGCATGTACGTGCACTGGTACTTCGTCCGGTTCACCGGCAAGAACCCGTTCGGCACGACCGGCTCCGGCGTGGACCTGAGAAGTTACTGGATGGGCGCGACGGGCTCCGAGTGGTCGGGCTCGCACAAGAGCCAGATCAAGAAACGCTTCGGCCTGGAGAAACTCCCGCACACGCACCACGCGGGCGAGGACGCGGCCGAGCTGGCCCAGGTGTTCGACGCCGTGTTGCGGCGCGAGCGGACCTGA